Below is a genomic region from Kribbella qitaiheensis.
GTCGTACGACGGGCTGTAGCCATCGTACGTCGGCTCGACGGGCGCAGCCGGCGTGTAGGAGTCGTACGCCGGGTAGGTCGGCTCCGGAGCGGTGTAGGTGGTCTCTGCCGGTGCCGGGTAGTCGTAGGACGTGTAGTCGGTGCTGTACGACGAGGACTCGTAGCTCGAGGAGGCGGCCGGGGCTTCGTACGCGTTGTACGTCGTCTCGGGCGTGTAAGCGGGCTCCGGGGTGTAGCTGGTCTCCGGCGTGTAAGCAGGCTCCGGCGTGTACGACGGCTCAGGCCCGTACGACGGGACGGTCGGCAGCGGCTTCGACGGGGTCAGGTAGTCGTCGTCCTGGCCGAGACCGATGGTCGAAGGGCTGTCCACCGCCACCCGAGCGGCCCGGCGACCGGCGCGCGCAACAGGCGCGGGCGCGGGCTCCGGCTCGGGAGCGGCGATCGGCTCCGACGGCGGCAGGTAGTCGGAGGCCGAGGTCTCGTAGGAGTACGGCTCGGAGTACGAGGTGGACCAGGACGGCTCGCTGATCTCGTACGACGTCGAGGCGTACGAGGTGTCCACCAGGGACAGCGGCGGCGGTGCGACCGTCTCGGCCTGCCAGCTCGGCAGCGGGGCCGACAGCAGGTCGTCGTTCGAGGTGGTCGAGTACTGGCCGGCAGGGCTCGCCCAGCTCGGGCTCTCCACACCGGCCGCGGTCGGCTGGTACGACGGGGTGGCTTCCTCGACCGGGCTGGTCAGCGTGCCGGTGTCGTCGCCCCACGACTCGACCGGGCGGTAGTGCGGATTCGCGGGAGCCTGCTGCTGCCAGCTCTCGGCGACCGGGGCGAACGGGCTCCACTGCGGAGGAGCTTCCTCGGCGCCACCGCCGGCCAGCTGCATGACCGGCTCGGGCTGACGCTCCAGGCGCAGGGTGGGTGCGACCGCGATCGGCTCGCTGATCGCCATCTGCTCCGAGGTGTCGTCGTCGGCGTACGTCGGGACGGCGGTCAGCTTCGGCTCGCGCTGGTCCCACCACGGCACCCACTCGCGGCTGGTCTGCATGCTGTTGATCTTGCGGATCACGAAGGTGGCGGCGACCGCGGAGGCGACGGTCAGGATCAGCGACGCCGTACCGGCCAGCGCGATGCCGCGGAGCGAGCCGACGGTGGCGTCCATCCACATCAGGAGGCGGCGGATCACCACGTCGAACGCGAGTGCGCCGACCCAGGTGCACCACCACACCTTGGTGAGGAGGGGCTTCCTGAGCCGGCGCAGGTCGTCGGCGTACACGGGCGTCGCCGGATCGCTGGCCAGCCAGACGTCGTCGACGATCTGCTTGGGGTAGAACAGGTTCGGTCCGGGGCAGAACCAGCTCGCCAGCACCCAGCCGTGGCTGCGCCGGTGGTCGGCCTGGCAGAGCACCTCGGAGTTGACCCGCGCGCGCCAGAGCCAGATCACGAAGACCACGGCGGCGGCGACGGAGATGAGCACGTTCGGGTACGCGGTGATCTTGGCGATCGCGTCGGCGCGGTTCAGGTCCGCGTCATCGACGTTGGGGCCGCCACCCAAGTAGGTGTGAACCACCCCGTAGGTGTTCCAGTCGGACCAGGTCGAGAGCAGATGGGTCACTGTCGAAGCGCCGAGCAGACCGACGGCGATCTTGCCGACCTTGTCGACCTGCTGGAACTCTTCGGCGGCGTGCGGTTGCCACACTTGGGGCTCTTCGGCAGCGGACAGCGCTGCTGGTTGCGGGTGGCTCACGTCTCGCGTCCCTCGCGTTGCTGGAACTCCGTCTGTTCGGCGTCTCGATCGAATCCTGCCCCCGCGTGACCGAGCCACATTGATACCACGAAGTAAGTACCCGTGTGGAGTCGGTGTCAGCACGGAGGGTATCGACTTAACGAGTTCTTTTCGTAGGCCCATCACGACATGTAACGAGCGATTGAACGGTCCGTGACGATCTGTTTGCGGCCGCGGCCTTCAGCGAGCGGACGATCCGAACGGCGGTTGAGCCTGGTCGGCGGCCCACCAGGGCGTCCACGGACGCCGGATCTGGAGCTCGTTGACGCGCTGGATCAGCACCATCACGAGGACGGCAGCGGCGGTCGTGGCGACAGCCGAGATGCTGGACAGTACTGCGTTCGTCCGTAGCCCGCCGAGCTCTGCGGCGCCGTCCAGCGTGCTGCGCTGCGCCACGTTGCCGAGCACCAGCCCGATCACCCAGGTGATCCACCAGGCCCAGACCAGCCGGGTGCCGGGGATACCGCGCAGGAGGTTGGTCTGCGGCGGTGTCCGCGGATCGCTGGCCGCGACGATGTCGTCGACCACCCATTTCGGGTACCAGAGGTTCACCACCGGACAGATCCAGCTGCCCAGCACCCAGCCCCTGGTCAGCCGGTGCTCCCCGCGGCAGAACATCTCCGCGTTCCAGCGCACCCGCCAGAGCCAGACGATGAACACCACCGCCGCCGCGAACAGCGCCAGCGCGGAGACGATGCCCGACGAGCCGGAGATCAGATCGGCCTGGGCGAGTTTCCCGTCGTCGTCCGGAAACGCCTTCAGAGCGCCGTACGAGTGCCAGTCGGACCAAGCCGACGCCCAGCTCGCGACCGTGTCGACGCCGATCAGGATCGAGGCACTGAGGCCCATTGCCTGCTCGGAGGTGAACCAGCGATCCAGCGGTGGCGGCTTCGGCGCCTGCTGTGCGCCCGCCGGCACACGCTCGGAGTACGCCGGTACGCCGTACGGGTTCGGCTCGTAGGCCGACGGACCGGTCACGTGCACCCCTCGTCGCCAGGCCCGGCGCCAGGGATGAAGCGACCGGACGATATCCGCCGTTGTACGGCGGGGAAACAGGAATAGCACAACCGGGCGTAATCGGGCGAGAACCATGCGTGTTGATGGCGCGCCGCCTGGTCGGGGAAGAACTGTGCCCCGTGCTGCGACCGGTGAAAACTGTCGGTGCCGAGGGGCAGAATCGGGGGTGTCGAGGCAGAGAGGACGACCCATGCGCTGGTCCGTGATCGATTCGCCCATCGGTGACCTGTCCCTGGCTGTGGACGACGTCGGGTTGTGCCGGCTGCGGATGGGGACGGCCGAGGTCGAGCCGGGCATCGTCCGCGACCCGGTGCTGCTGCGGGCCCAGGAGGAGCTCAAGGCGTACTTCGCCGGCGAGCTGACCGAGTTCTCGGTGCCGCTGTCGGTGCCCGGTGGGTCCGACTTCGAGCGCGCCGTCTGGGCGCAGCTACGCCGGATCCCGTACGGCGAGATGCAGACGTACGGCGAGGTCGCCAAGGTGGTCGGGGACGCCGGCGCCGCCCGGGCGGTCGGAGTGGCCTGCAATCGCAACCCGATCGCGGTCATCGTGCCGTGCCACCGGGTGGTCGGTGCCGGCGGCAAGATGGTCGGTTTCGGCGGCGGGATCCCGCGCAAACGCCACCTGCTCGAACTCGAGGCCCGGGTCAGTTTCGAAACGCTCTGGGGTTAGTAGCAGTCCCTCGTTTCCGGGGTGATCCGATCGAGGTCTAGCATCACCACCGGTAACGCCTGTACTACGTTCTGCCCCCGCCGCTCCGACCCCTGTCCCCGGAGACGAATGAGATGACCCAGACCCCAGAGAGCTCGTCGCCCAACCCCGATCTGAGCGATCTGATGGACAAGAGTGCCGAGGAGTGGTCCGCCCCGGAGATCCAGAGCGCTGCCCGCTCGGCCCTGCAGTTGCATGCGCCCGATCGGGAGCCGTTGACCTGGATCAAACACTTCGGCGTCCTCCCCTGGCTGCACCGCAACGACGCCGTCTGCCGCGAGTGCGGCGGGACCTATCCGTGCATCACCCATCGCTACGCGACGCAACTGCTGTCCGCAGGCCGGATCACCACCACCCGGACCCCGGCCGACACCGAGGAAGACGCCGACGAGCCGTCGGAGCACCGGGGTCCTGAGTACAACTGAGCCTGGTAAAGACGAAGGCCGCGATCCCCGAGGGGGTCGCGGCCTTCGCCGTTGCGGTCGGTAAGGCTCAGGACTCGGACGGCTTGGAGCTGTTCGTGCCGGTCGACCGGCGCTGAGTGCCGGTCGCCTTCTTGGCGGTTCCGTTCGGGGCCGAGGTGTCGGCGTTGTCGTCGGCCGGCTTCTCGTCGGCCTTCGCCTCGGTCTTGCCGTTGGACGCCGCGACGTCCGGCTGGGCCGCTTGCTCGGCGGGCTTGTCCGCGGCGTGACGCGGCGTAGTACCGGCGGGTGCGGAGCTGTAGTCGCGACCGCTGGTCGGGGTCGACTGCCAGGCCGGCTCCGGCGGGGTGAGCAGCTTCTTCACGGCTGCCGCGGCGAGTGCCCCGAAGCCGAGGAACAGCACCACCTTGCGGAGCTTGTGGCTCTTCTTCGGCACGTCGATCTCACCCCTGAGCGCGGCCTTGGTGGCCTTGCCCCGACGTGAGGTCTCCTCGACGACCGGCTCGGCGGCGGCTGCCAGCGTCGCCAGTGCGGCGGTCACCTTCGGTAGTACGTCGTCGTTGAACCGCTCGCGAGCCCTCTCGGCCGCGTGCTCGGTGGCCGGGCCGACCTTGCTCAATGCATCGTCGATCACCGGGCCGGCCTTCTCCACCGCGGCGTGCGCAAGGGTCGCGCCGCGCTCGACTGCCTTCTCCGCGTACGGCGACACCTTCTCCCGTGCGGTCCCAACGGCCGGTCCGACTCGTTGCGATGCCGATTCGGCGAACGGCCGGACCTTGTCCTTGGCGGACTCGACCCGGCCCTTGGACTTCAACAAACCCACGGTTCCTCCTCGGCGGCGCCCGTCGCTGGCGCCTGAGTACTGGCCCATCGGCGACATGGACGACCTGGTACGGCTCTGGACATTTCCGGCTTCGTCTGCATCGTACGTCGTACCCAGCCGATAAACGCCTCCGGGCGACCCGGACCGGTCCCTGAGCGTGACCACCGGTGCGGAAACCGCTGCCCGGCCGGTCGATGCGGGTCCGGTTGGAGTCGCATGACAGGATCGATGCCGTAAGCCGTAACCGATGAGGAGTATCTCGTGGCCGAAGAACTGTTCGCGACGCTGGAGACGACGAAGGGCGATGTCGTCATCAAGCTGTTCCCCGATCACGCCCCGAAGACGGTGCAGAACTTCGTCGGCCTGGCCGAGGGCACCAAGGAGTGGACCGACCCGCAGACGGGTCAGCCCAGCCATGAGCGCTTCTACGACGGCCTCGGCTTCCACCGCGTGATCGACGGCTTCATGATCCAGGGCGGCTGCCCGCTGGGCACCGGCACCGGCTCGCCGGGCTACTCGTTCGACGACGAGATCCACCCGGAGCTGCAGTTCGACCGCCCGTACCTGCTGGCGATGGCGAACGCGGGCATCCAGTTCGGCCGCGGCACCAACGGCTCGCAGTTCTTCGTGACGGTGGTCCCGACCCCGCACCTGAACCGCAAGCACACCATCTTCGGCGAGGTCGCCGACGACGACTCGAAGAAGATCATCGACGCGATCGCCACCGCGAAGACCGCGCCGGGCGACCGTCCGATCGAGCCGATCGTGATCAACAGCGTCAAGATCGAGCGCAAGACCGTCTGATCCACCGCGGACCGGCCGCTCCGGCGGCCGGTCCGTCCTTTTCTCGACTGTGGAGGACCACGGCGTGACCGAGACCGTCTGCTACCGGCACCCGGATCGGCCCGCCGGGGTGCGATGCCAGCGCTGTGACAAGCCGATCTGCCCGTCCTGCATGAACAGCGCGGCCGTCGGCTTCCAGTGCCCGTCCTGCTTCAACGAGGGAGTCAAGTCGATCCCCCGGACCCGGACATCGCTCGGCGGCATCCAGCGCGGTAACTCGCAGGTCGTCACCATCACCATGCTGGCGCTGAACGTGCTGGTCTTCATCGCAGTCCGGTCCGGCAGCCCACGGCTCGTCAACGACCTGGTGCTCGTTCCGGTGCTGGTGGACTCCGAGCCGTGGCGACTGCTCACGTCGGCATTCACGCACGTACAGATCTTCCACATCTTCTCGAACCTCTTCATGCTGTGGCAGCTCGGCCCGATGCTCGAGCAGATGCTCGGCCGGGTCCGGTTCGCCATCCTCTACCTGCTGTCCGCGCTCGGCGGCGGCGTCGCCGTCTGGGTGCTCGGCGCCCCCGGCAGCGCGACGCTCGGAGCCTCCGGTGCGGTGCTCGGCCTGGTCGGCGCCCTGCTGGTGATCAGCAAGGCCCGCGGCCTCGACGTCACCTGGATCATCGGCTACGTGGCGATCACCGCGGTGCTCTCGTTCCTCGTCCCGAACATCTCCTGGGAAGGCCACCTCGGCGGCTTCGTGACCGGCGCGGCCGTAGCCTGGCTCTTCCTCCAGGAGACCAAGCGCCGCCAGAACACGCCCTAGCCCTCGCCGAGCTCGGCCAGGCGCTGTCGGAGCGAGTCGCGTTCGGCCTTGTTCTCGGTGAAGGTAAGTGCTTCCTCGAAGGCGGCTCTGGCCTCCTCCCGGCGGCCGAGCCGGTGGAGGAACTCGCCGCGGGCGACAGCGGCGTACGGGTAGGTGGCTAGCTGAGGTTCGGTGGCCAGCCTGTCCAGCGCGGCCAGTCCCGCCTCGGGGCCGCCCGCGAATCCGCTGGCGACCGCGCGGTTCAGCGCCGCGACCGGTGAGGGCCGGCGCGCGATCAGTACGTCGTACAGGCCGACGATCTCGTCCCAGTCCGTGGCTCCCCACGACGGCGACTCGGAGTGGACGGCTGCGATGGCCGCCCGTACTGCGAACTGCCCGGGCGGCCGTCGTCGCAATGCCCGGCGGACGAGGCTCTGCCCTTCCCGGATGGCCGCTTGGTCCCACAGGCCGCGGTCTTGGTCGGGCAGCAGGACGGCTGCGCCGGACGAGCCGAGTCGCGCCGCCCGGCGGGCATCGGTGAGCAGCAGGAGCGCCAGGAGACCCGCGACCTCCTCGTCGCCAGGAAGCAGTTCGACAAGCATCCGGGCCAGGTCGACAGCCCTCGAGATCAGTTCGGTGTTCATCAGGTCAGGGCCGTTCGGGGCGACATGCCCGGTCGTGAACAGCAGGTCCACCACGGTCAGGACCATCTCGATGCGGTCGGACAGGTCCTCCGCGTCCGGGATCCGGTAGGGGATCCGCGCGACCGCGATCTTCTTCTTCGCCCGGGTGATCCTGGCGGCCATGGTGGATTCGGTCACCAGGAACGCCCGCGCGATCTGCGCGGTGGTCAGCCCGCAGACCAGCCGCAGCGTGAGTGCCACTTGAGCCTCGGGAGCCAGCGCCGGGTGGCAGCAGGTGAAGATGAGCCGCAACCGCTCGTCGGCGATGTCTTCGCCGTCCGCCGGTCCGCTGGTGGTCTCCTCGTCGGCCAGCAGCGGTAGCGCCGTCCGGAAGAACGCCTCGCGCCGGATCAGATCGATGGCCCGGTTCCTCGCGGTCGTGGTCAGCCAGGCGCCCGGCCGCGCGGGCACCCCGGTCTCGGTCCAGGTCGTGAGCGCTTTGGCGTAAGCGTCCTGAACACACTCCTCGGCCAGGTCCAGATCGCGGGTGACCCGAGCCGTCGCCGCGAGCACGAAGGCCCACTCCTGGCGATGCGCGAGCGCGACGGCCTCGGCGACGGTCAGGTCTTCCCGCATCTCAGTGCATCGGCCGTACTTCGACCGCGGCGTCCCCGACCTCACCGAAGAACGGCAGCCGTTTCGCGACGGCCAGCGCCTGGTCCAGAGTCGCGACGTCGATCACGTAGTACCCGCCGAGAGCCTCCTTGGTCTCGGCGTAAGGCCCGTCGGTGAGCAGGAAATCGCCCTTGCCGTCCTGCCGTACGACGGTCGCCGTCGTCGATGCCTGCAGATGGCCGCCCTCGACGATGATGTCCTTGTGCTCGCGGGCGAAGACCTCATGCCCTTCGTCGAGTGCTTGCCGTTCGTCGGCGCCGGCCGTGTCGTAGTAGGCCTCGTTGTCGTGGATGAGCAGCAGATACCGTGCCATGGTCGGTTCCTTTCGGGGGGACTCTTCTCACCTTGACGACGAACGGCGCGGCCGCGGAATCGACAGTCGGCGGAGTCAGTTGCCGCTCAGCGCGTGCCGGTGAGGTAGCGGGTGATTGTCGGGCCGAGCCAGGCGACAGCTTCAGCTCGGGTGAGTGCGGCCACCGGCTGCAACTTCAGGACATAACGGCAGAGAGCAAAGCCCAGCGCCTGAGTGGCAACAAGCCCGGCCCGCGTGGCGACGGAGTCGCCTCCCGCGGCGCTGGCTCCCGCGGCGCCGGCTCCCGCGGCGCCGGCCGCCGCGGTGTCGGCGCCGATCGGGGTAGCCAGGCGGGCGATCAGCGGGCCGAGTTGCTCGGCGAACAGCAGGCGCATCCGGTCGGCGGCGACCTCGTTGGTGACGCTGGCCCGGAGTAGCGCCTTGAGGGACTCGTCGTCCTCCCAGCGGTCCAGGAAGTGGTTCGTCAACGCTGCCCCGCGCTGCTCCGGCGGCAGCGAGGCGAGGTCGGGCAGCCGCAGGTCGAACTCGGCGGCCGCCGCGAAGAGTTTCTCCTTGTTGCCGAAGTAGCGCATCACCATTGCCGGGTCGATCGCCGCGTCGGCCGCGATCGCCCGGATCGTCGCCCGCTCGTACCCGTCCGCCGCGAACCGCTCCCGCGCCGCCGCCAAGATCCCCGCCCTGGTCCGATCCGACCGCCGTACGCCGCCCCCCGCCTGCTCCGGCTGCGCCATCGCGGCCGTCTCCGCGGCCGCCTCGTCTGCCGGCTCTGCCTGCTGGGCGGCCTGCGCTCTTTCCGTCATGGAGCCACCGTAGGTCAACAAGTGTTGACTTCGCTAGCGAAGCTGCCTACAGTCGAAGTCAACAAGCGTTGGCCAACAAGTGTTGACCTAAAGGAGCCGGAACAATGAACGGAATCCCGGAACGGACCGAGGTGCTGGTGGTGGGCGCGGGGCCGGTCGGGCTGGCGGTCGCGACCTCACTCGCGGGACACGGCCGCGAGGTCACCGTCATCGACCGGCAGGCGGCCGGCGCGAACACCTCGCGCGCCTCGGTCGTGCACCCGCGCACGCTGGAGATGCTGGAGCGGATCGGCGTCGCGAAGCGGCTGACCGAGCTCGGCCGGCACGTCGAGCAGTTCAACATCGCCGACGGCGACCGCACCCTGGTCCCGGTCCGGTTCGACCACCTACCGACCGACTACCCGTATGTGCTGATGATTCCGCAGAACAACACCGAGCAGGTCCTGCTCGAACGCCTAGAGGAGCTGGGCGGCACGGTCCACCGCCCGTACGTCGCGGCCGGCGTCCGCCAGACTCCCGACGGTGCGGAGGTCACGCTGGAGAGCGGCGAGGTGATCAAGGCGCAGTACGTCGTGGCCGCGGACGGGATGAACAGCCGGATCCGCGATCTCGCCGGTCTCGGGTACGACGGCAAGGACGTGCTGCCGCTGAACTTCACCCTCGCCGATGTCCGGGTCGAGAGCGGCTTGCCGGCGGACGAGGTACTGCTCTACTTCTCGCGGCCCGGCATGCTCGTGGCTGCTCCCCTGCCCGACGGATCCTTCCGCCTGGTCGCCGAGGTGGATGACGCGCCGGAGCACCCGGATGTGGCGTACGCGCAGCGGCTTCTCAACGCACGTGGTCCGCAGCAGACGACGGCCCGGGTGACCGAGGTGATCTGGGGATCAAGGTTCCGGATCCACGAGCGGGTGGCGGATCGCTACCGGGACCAGCGGATCGTGCTGGCCGGCGATGCGGCTCACACGCACAGCCCAGCCGGCGGTCAGGGGATGAACCTCGGACTACGCGATGCAGTGACCCTGGGCGATGCGCTGGCCGAAGCGCTCGACAGTGGGAACGAGGATCAACTGGAGGCCTACGCGACCGACAGTCGCGCCGAGGCTCTTCGGGTCGTCTCGCTGGCTCACCGCCTGACCCGGCTCGCCACCGCGCCGGCCGCGGTCCGTCCGGCACGGAACGCGGGGCTTCGCCTGCTCTCCTACCTTCCCGCCTTCCGCCGCACCCTTGCCGAGCAACTCTCCGCCATCGGTCACCGCTGAAGCCGACTGCTCAGGCGGACTGCAGAGCCGACTGCTGAGCCGACTGCTGGGGCCAGCGACTGATTCCCCGCACTGTTGCCGGATCGGCTTCCGCGCGGAGGCCTAGGGCCATACCCTCCAGTTACCCATAGCAATAGCCTCACTACTGGAGGTCACCGTGTTCCATCCCGCCCGATGGCACCGACTTGTCCCCCTGGCGATAGCGGCGGCGGTCGCCGTCGGTGCCGGCAGCCAGGTCCAGGCCGCGGCACCACCCGACCACAAGGCGCAGGCGTACGCGAACAACGAACTCATCCAGCTGCTGCGGATCGACGCCCCGACCACCGCGGACAAGAAGCGGCTGAACACCCTCGACCTGGATCTGGCCGAGTCGGCCGGGAAGGACTTCGTCGACGTGGTTGCCTATGGCAATCAAGATCGGCGGCTCCTGCAGCTCGCGGGATTCAAGTGGACCGTGCTCGAGGACGACCTGGTCGGCGCCGACAAGGAGCGCGAGGCCGCCGACGCGGCGTACGCGAAAGCCGTCAAGAACAAGGCGGTCGCGGCGACTCTGCCGAGTGGGCGTACGGCGTACCGGACACTTGCCGACTACAACAACGAGCTCGCGGCGCTGGCGACGCAGTACCCGACGAAGGTCAAGCAGTTCACGCTGAAGAACGCCTCGCTCGAAGGCCGCACGATCCGCGGTATCGAGGTCAGCCACGACGTGAACACCAGCAACGGCAAGCCGGTGTTCCTGATGGTCGGGCTGCACCACGCGCGGGAGTGGCCGTCGGGTGAGCTGACGATGGAGTTCGCGTACGACCTGCTGAAGAGCGACGGGGTGGACCCGCGGATCACCAACATCCTGGAGAAGTCCCGGGTGATCTTCGTACCGGTGGTGAACCCCGACGGCTTCAACCTGAGCCGCACCCTCGGCTACGAGATGAAGCGGAAGAACTGCCGGATCACCAACGGCCAACTCCCGACCAGCGGCCAGTGCGCGTTGTCGTCGAACCAGTCCCGTGGCACCGACCTGAACCGGAACTACGCCGGCTTCTGGGGCGGTCCGGGTGCGTCCACCAGCCTGACCTCGGAGACGTACCGCGGCGCGAGTGCGTTCAGCGAGCCGGAGTCACGCAACATCCAGGCGCTCGTCTCGGCGAACCAGGTGACGACGCTGATCACCAACCACACCTACTCGAACCTCGTACTGCGTGAGCCCGGCTACGCCGGTGCGGGCAACACCCCGGACGAGGCGATCTACAAGTCGCTCGGCGACCAGATGGCTGCCCAGAACGGGTACGACAGCCAGTTCGGCTACGAGTTGTACGACACCACCGGGACGACGGAGGACTGGTCGTACTACGCGACCGGCGGGCTCGGTTTCACCTTCGAGCACGGCGCGAGCAGCTTCCACCCGGCGTTCTCGAACATAGCCAACTACTACTTCGGCTCCGGCAGTACGGCGGGCAAGGGCAACCGCGGGGCGTACCTGCTCGCGGCCGAGAGCACCATCAACGCCGCCCGGCACTCGATCATCAGCGGGACCGGCCCGGCCGGCGCCGTACTGCGGTTGAAGAAGTCGTTCAACACCAAGACGTGGAACGGCACCAACATCCCCGACGTGCTCGACACCACGATGGTGGTTCCGGCGGCCGGCACCTACAGCTGGCACACGAACCAGTCGACCCGGCCGATCGTCGTCCAGCAAGGCGGCACCGAGTCGTGGACGATGACGTGTGAACGGCCGACCGGTCAGGTCCTGGAGACCCGGCAGGTGACCGTCGCGCGCGGCGCCAGTGTCACCGCGAACCTGACTACCTGCGCGGCTGTCTTCTAGCCACCGGTCGATTCCCTGATCTGCAAGGTGTACGGGACGGTGAGGTCGACGCGGTCGGCCTCACCGTTGCCGGCAGAGTCCCGCCGGCCGGCGGAGCCGGCGATCCGGTCGAGCAGCAGCGCGACCGCGTTCTCGGCCAGCCACTCCTTGTCCGGCGAGATCGTGCTCAGCGACGGCGAGTGGAACCGGCCGTCCTCGATGTCGTCGAAGCCGATCACGGCGACGTCCTTCGGTGCCGACAACCCGGCGTCCGCGAGGGCCCGGAGAGCGCCGATGGCCAGCAGGTCGTTGAAGCAGAACACGGCGTCCGGCGGCTCGGGCAGGGCCAGCAGTTCGCGCATCGAGGCCGCGCCGTCCTCGCGGTGGTAGCCGGGGCCGCCCACCTCCAGCGTCGGATCAACTTCGAGCCCGGCTGCC
It encodes:
- a CDS encoding M14 family metallopeptidase; the encoded protein is MFHPARWHRLVPLAIAAAVAVGAGSQVQAAAPPDHKAQAYANNELIQLLRIDAPTTADKKRLNTLDLDLAESAGKDFVDVVAYGNQDRRLLQLAGFKWTVLEDDLVGADKEREAADAAYAKAVKNKAVAATLPSGRTAYRTLADYNNELAALATQYPTKVKQFTLKNASLEGRTIRGIEVSHDVNTSNGKPVFLMVGLHHAREWPSGELTMEFAYDLLKSDGVDPRITNILEKSRVIFVPVVNPDGFNLSRTLGYEMKRKNCRITNGQLPTSGQCALSSNQSRGTDLNRNYAGFWGGPGASTSLTSETYRGASAFSEPESRNIQALVSANQVTTLITNHTYSNLVLREPGYAGAGNTPDEAIYKSLGDQMAAQNGYDSQFGYELYDTTGTTEDWSYYATGGLGFTFEHGASSFHPAFSNIANYYFGSGSTAGKGNRGAYLLAAESTINAARHSIISGTGPAGAVLRLKKSFNTKTWNGTNIPDVLDTTMVVPAAGTYSWHTNQSTRPIVVQQGGTESWTMTCERPTGQVLETRQVTVARGASVTANLTTCAAVF